The segment ACGAGGGCAGCACACACCGTTCCAGGGAGAGGCCCCAGGCGATGACCGATACGTTCTCTGGGAGGCCCATGGGCAGCAGCATCTCCGGCCGGAAGATTCCGGAGTTCCCGACTTCCACCCACTTCTTCAggccttggggtggggtgggggggagaggacAGGGGCCCGCAGTGAATGAGGGAGGCGggacctgggggcggggcctgcggcctccctcccaccctccctccccgcccgGTGGCTGACCCTGGTGGTAGCTGAACACCTCCATGCTAGGCTCCGTGTAGGGGTTGTAGGCCGGCTTGAAGCGGAGCTGGGTGATTCCTGgaggagacaggcaggcaggcaggcaggctggtgACGCGGGCACCGCCTGGTGTCCCTGCCCCTGCGCGCCCCGGCCCTGGCCGCCTGCTCACCCAGCTTGGTGAAGAACTCCCGCAGGACGCCCATGAGGTGGCCCAGGTGGAGCCCGTGGTCAGCCACCACGCCCTCGATCTGGTGGAACTCGGCCAGGTGCGTGGCGTCCAGGGTCTCGTTGCGGAACACACGGTCGATGGAGAAGTACTTGGCGGGGGTGAAGGGTTtctgtgggggcggggagagggggggTGGGCAGCGCCAGGCCCGGCGCAGGCGGGGGTTAGGAGGACGGCAGGGCAGCGGGACAGCGGGTaccaccccaggccccacccccatcccccgccAGCCCCGCACCTGCGCCAGGCGGtacagggagcaggcaggggtcCGGAGGAGGACGGCAGGGCAGCGGGACAGCGGGTCCCCCTCTGCAAGCGCCGCTccggccccacccccatccccagctggccccgcccccggcagccCCGCACCTTCTGCGCCAGGCGGTACAGGGCGCGGGCGCTGGCCGCCGTCGTGTGCGTCCGCAGCAGGTTCTTCTGGGCCTCCTCCAACTTCCAGTTGTACTTGTACCTTCGGGAGGGCGAGACCGGAAGTCCACGCGAGGGCTCGGGCGGGGACCCTCCCAGGCGgggaccctccccctccctccccctccctcccctgcaccccccccACCTGCCTCACTCACCCCTGCGAGCCGTAGCCGCCCTGGGAGTGCGTGCGTTTCACCCGCTGCACGTAGTCCATGGGCAGCTGGAGGGCCTCGGCGGGATCTGGGCGGGACAGAGCACCCTGGTCACTTTCGGTGGCCTCGGCGACCTGAGAGGCACCCGCTCTCTCACCCCGCAGCCTGGGAACCCGGGCTCAGCCGCGTCCCTTCTCTGCCTAGAACCCTCCATAGCTCCCAGCTTCCCTGGAAAAACAGCGCAAGTCCTCCCTTCCCACTCCAGGCGCCGGCATTTCCTGACGATGTTTCAGCCACAGGTCCTTTGCACTGGCTGTCGGCTCTGCCCGGGGCTCTTCTTCCCCAAATATGGTCCCCTCCCTCTCTACTTCCTTAGGTCTATTGCTCAACCCAAGACCTACTGACACGGACAGCTacagaggggacagcaggggacGCCGGCACGCAGATTggaatgccagttggagtcccggcggCCCTGtccctcacccagctccctgccttgcGCCTGGCCGAGGCAGTGGGTGAGGACTTGAGTGCCTGAGcccagggtggagctcctggctcctgggctttggtctggctcagccctggctgctggggccatctggggagtgacccagtggatgaagacctctcactttctgtgtcactctgcctttctgtattcatttacatgaaagacagagtgacagagagagagggggagagacagaggaagctcttccacctgctggttcactccctagatggccacaacagctggggccaggctgaagccaggcgctccatccgggtctcccacgcgggtgcaggggcccaagcacttgggccatcctccactgctttcccaggccacagcagagggctgggtcagaagtggagcagctgcgactcgaaccagtgcccatatgggatgccggcactgcaggtggcagctttacaaataaacctttaaaagattAAACTGACAGCCACGCCTTACCCTGCCACACATGCACACCCGTGCCCGTTCCCCCTGCTGCAGGTACCCTGGCTGGCTCACGGCACTAACAGTCTTTGGTGCACACAGGGGAGCGTCCCAGGGGGAGCACCTGCCCCTCTCTTTCCTGGGACCCCATTCTGGTGTCCTGGAAAAGCCTGagattgaatcccagctccagcacAAGCAAGCTGTGCGACACCCGGCTGACAGTGCCACTTCCCGCGGCGGGCAGGAAGGCTGGGTGGCCTCGCCTGCCCTCCTGGGCGGAGGGGGTGGCCACAGCTGCCTCATGCAAGTGCACGTGGTGGCAAGGTCGGGGAAGGGCAGAAAGAGGCGGGGCTCAGAACAACGTGAGTGTAGCCTGCTGGGAAGAGCTGGTGGACACAGTTCTCAGCAGCAGGCACAGCAcaagcaaaggccctggggtgggcagggcagaACAGACTGGGAGGAAGGTGGGCAGGATCAGTTCCTGCAGGCCTCGGCTGGCCACACCAAGGGCGGGTGCCCTGGCTCCCTCCACCCCCGCGGACGGGGACTGGGACCCCAGAGGCTGGCCCACCTCGCAGAAAGAAGGTGTCGTGCTGGTCGCGGGCCGGGTGCTGCTGGGGCTGGAAGAGGGCGTCGAAGTTCCAGAAGGAGCTCTCGATGAAGTTGTCGGTGGGCATCTCGGTGaacctgggtggggagggggtgcagccttactgccctgcctgcccctccccgcggccatgctggccccgcccctggccccgcccccaccccgtgctcACCCCATCTCCAGGAAGATCTGGCGGAACTGGGAGCGGACCTTGAGCAAGGGGTGTAGGTGGCCGCTGTCCGGCAGGATGCCGCGGGCCAGGAAGTTGTAGGGCTTGAAGGGCAGGTCCCGCCAAGAGCCACTGCGGAGGGAGGCGGGGTTCatgggctgggcggggcctggggagggttgcccgccccgcccctcacctgcctcagccccgccccctcgaCCCTGCCCCTCACCTGCCTAGGTCCCGCCCCTAAtcagcctcagccctgcccctcacctgccttggccccgcccactgccggcctcagccccgccccggccccgcccctcacctggCGATCATCTCCGGGCTCAGCTCCGTCTCCTGCTTGGAGACGCTGGTGCTAAAGGCGCTGCCTTTGCTCACCCAGTAGGTCTTCAGGGTCCTGTggccagaggcagggaggggacggCGCTGTCACCTCCTCGGGAGGCCTTTCTCTCGGGCGCCACCCACTCAGGTCAATGCCCTCCCGAGAGCCTGTATTCTCCCTCTCACACAGTCGGTCAACACACACTTGCTAAGCagtgggtgctggggcacagcatTGGCTGCAGTCCCGGCTACCCTGCGTCCAGCCAGCTCGGGGCAGGTGCATTCggagaggaggcagggatggTCCGtggacttggatccctgccacccacgcgggaagCCCGGGTgcatggcgttcctggctcctggctttgacctagcctaaCCCCaactgttgagggcatctgggaagtaaaccagcagatgttagatctttctctctccttgtcgttctgcctttcaaacacataaacattttaaaaaacagccagggccggccggcgccgcggctcactaggctaatcctccgcctagtggcgccggcacaccaggttctagtcccggtcggggcgccggattctgtcccagtggcccctcttccaggccagctctctgctgtggccagggagtgcagtggaggatggcccaggtgcttgggccctgcaccccatgggagaccaggaaaagcacctggctcctggctcctgccatcggatcagcgcggtgcgccggccgcagcggccattggagggtgaaccaacggcaaaaggaagacctttctctctgtttctctctctcactgtccactctgcctgtcaaaaaaaaaaaaaaaaaaaaaaagagagaaaaacagccagggccagcattgtggcttaacgCGTTGagctaccgcctgcagcgccggcatcccaggtgggcgccggttcgagtcctggctgctcctcttcccatccagctctctgctatggcctgggaaagcagtggaagatggcccaggtgcttgggccctgcacccgtgtgggagagccggaagaagctcctggctcctggctttggcctggcccagcccccatctctgtctcccatgtgggtggcaggggccgagaTCAGCCAT is part of the Oryctolagus cuniculus chromosome 16, mOryCun1.1, whole genome shotgun sequence genome and harbors:
- the FARSA gene encoding phenylalanine--tRNA ligase alpha subunit, which gives rise to MADGPVAEQLLRRLENADGGLDSAELAAQLGVEHQAVVGAVKSLQALGEVIEAALRSTKRWELTAEGEEIAREGSHEARVFRSVPSEGLAQSELMRLPSGKVGFSKAMSNKWIRVDKSAADGPRVFRVVDSVEDEVQRRLQLVQRGQAEKLGEKERSELRKRKLLTEVTLKTYWVSKGSAFSTSVSKQETELSPEMIASGSWRDLPFKPYNFLARGILPDSGHLHPLLKVRSQFRQIFLEMGFTEMPTDNFIESSFWNFDALFQPQQHPARDQHDTFFLRDPAEALQLPMDYVQRVKRTHSQGGYGSQGYKYNWKLEEAQKNLLRTHTTAASARALYRLAQKKPFTPAKYFSIDRVFRNETLDATHLAEFHQIEGVVADHGLHLGHLMGVLREFFTKLGITQLRFKPAYNPYTEPSMEVFSYHQGLKKWVEVGNSGIFRPEMLLPMGLPENVSVIAWGLSLERPTMIKYGINNIRELVGHKVNLQMVYDSPLCRLDAEPGPPRTQEAA